The Rhodothermus profundi genome segment TTCGGCCGCATTCGTCGCGGCATACGGCCGCAGCAACGAACGTCCTTGCCTCACCTTCACCATCTCCTGCCGGATAAGGCGTCGCCAGGCCTCCGCCGAAGTCGGATCTAAGAGGGTCGGCATCCCATCAGCATCCAGATTCCCAAAGTCGAACACGTGCGCCAGCTCGTGCAGCACCACATTGCTCCCATCATGGGGCACCGCCCACCCCTCCTGGACGGCTTTCACCGACAGAATAATCGGCCCCTGCGCATGCGCCATCCCATCAAACGCCCCGGCCGCATCTTCATAATAGTCTTCGTCAAACCGATCGGCATAAAACAAAAACGTGCGCTGCGCAGGCCATTCCCAGTCAGGCCGGCCATGCAGCAACAGCGCAGCGCCAGCCGCAACCGCCAGCCGAAGCTCGTCGGTCACCGCCACCCCCACACCTTCAAACCGCTGCTCGGCCAGGAAAAACTGGACGTCCCGTTCAAAGCGGCGGCGCCCCTGCGCATCAAGCTGCCGGTAGAAAGGCACATGCACTTCCAGCCAGCGACGCCAGGACGCTGGAAAAGGACGGCGCGCCAGACGCCAGCGCCGAAGCGGCTTTCGGATTCCCATAAGCAGCACGCCGAATCCTACCAGCACCCCGGGCCAGCCTCCAACACCAGCCCGCAGGCCTACCAACGCTGCCAGGCTGCCCAGCACCAGCGCCAGAATCCCATAAAACCACACCGTAACTGGTCGCACAATTCGCATAGTATCGCCTTCCCTGGCCCAAACTCAAGGAAA includes the following:
- a CDS encoding zinc-dependent peptidase; the protein is MRIVRPVTVWFYGILALVLGSLAALVGLRAGVGGWPGVLVGFGVLLMGIRKPLRRWRLARRPFPASWRRWLEVHVPFYRQLDAQGRRRFERDVQFFLAEQRFEGVGVAVTDELRLAVAAGAALLLHGRPDWEWPAQRTFLFYADRFDEDYYEDAAGAFDGMAHAQGPIILSVKAVQEGWAVPHDGSNVVLHELAHVFDFGNLDADGMPTLLDPTSAEAWRRLIRQEMVKVRQGRSLLRPYAATNAAEFFAVAVENFFERPELLAYRHAELFAALRAFFNLDPRHPGRNKAEQ